In Psychrobacter ciconiae, the following are encoded in one genomic region:
- a CDS encoding alpha/beta fold hydrolase, whose translation MPNVDKTYPLLAIDNDDRLDPLAKSGYPPDNVEVELYEALAELDDLDDSTLGDIDEQNLLPLAAREPVTIADAMDGVTKLATMGVVEITDIVEAMHREILLRPLGRFTPKHLNRWQRGLTARIYGSVRQTANFVGDHLANGLNIYHSIVNQNNRQPLPRRLKLLVKVLNGVMGDHLVTHDNPLAVPMMLYDRFGQVPTCQRRDCLSGRVVILCHGLCMSHLSWHPNKKIGLGFKLETSLPDTTVLYLDYNSGRRISINGRDLSFLLDDLLKNHPNISQIDLVGHSMGGLVARSALFYGTVQRLDWIDRVGNLVTLGSPHHGASLERIGHFVQDIISKLPFAGSLAKLGDLRSAGIIDLRHGSVRDEDWQSLDGRDVLPQAFRHPARLPFHVRGYLVAATLVEGHYDSKATSLLGDGLVNIASALGEDSDTHTLLVPEQHKAIFYGVSHYNLLYNDRVHQQIIQWLIANGQDAFAQSPQLCVHSYPNDLSVVI comes from the coding sequence ATGCCCAATGTTGATAAGACTTATCCGCTACTTGCCATCGATAATGATGACAGGCTTGACCCACTTGCTAAGTCCGGCTATCCACCGGATAACGTTGAGGTTGAGCTTTATGAGGCACTGGCTGAACTTGATGATTTAGATGACAGCACGCTTGGTGATATTGATGAGCAAAATCTGTTACCACTGGCTGCTCGCGAGCCGGTCACCATTGCCGATGCGATGGATGGGGTGACTAAGCTTGCAACCATGGGCGTGGTTGAAATTACCGACATTGTCGAGGCGATGCACCGCGAGATTTTGCTGCGACCGCTTGGGCGTTTTACCCCAAAGCATCTAAACCGGTGGCAGCGCGGTCTGACCGCAAGGATTTATGGCAGCGTTCGTCAAACTGCCAATTTTGTCGGCGACCATTTAGCAAATGGTCTCAATATTTATCATAGTATTGTTAACCAAAACAACCGTCAGCCCTTGCCAAGGCGTTTAAAGCTGTTGGTCAAGGTGCTCAACGGCGTGATGGGCGACCACTTGGTTACCCATGACAATCCGCTTGCGGTTCCGATGATGCTTTATGACCGCTTCGGTCAAGTTCCGACTTGTCAGCGCCGTGACTGCCTATCGGGGCGGGTGGTCATCTTATGCCACGGGCTTTGCATGAGCCATTTAAGCTGGCATCCTAACAAAAAAATCGGGCTGGGCTTCAAGCTTGAAACCAGCTTACCGGACACCACGGTGCTTTATCTTGATTATAATTCCGGTCGGCGCATTTCCATCAATGGTCGCGATTTGTCGTTTTTGCTTGACGATTTGCTTAAAAACCATCCTAACATCAGCCAGATTGACTTAGTCGGTCACAGCATGGGCGGTCTAGTGGCAAGAAGTGCGCTGTTTTACGGCACGGTTCAGCGTTTAGACTGGATTGATCGGGTGGGCAATTTGGTGACGCTCGGCTCACCGCATCACGGCGCAAGCCTTGAAAGAATTGGTCATTTTGTCCAAGATATCATTAGCAAATTGCCGTTTGCAGGGTCACTTGCCAAGCTTGGCGACCTACGCAGCGCCGGCATTATTGATTTGCGTCACGGCAGCGTTCGCGATGAGGATTGGCAGTCGCTTGATGGTCGTGACGTCTTGCCGCAAGCGTTTCGCCATCCGGCGCGGCTGCCATTTCACGTTCGCGGCTATTTGGTCGCCGCAACTTTGGTTGAGGGGCACTACGATTCTAAAGCCACCAGTTTGCTTGGTGATGGCTTGGTCAATATCGCCTCGGCGCTTGGCGAGGACAGCGACACCCACACGCTACTTGTTCCTGAGCAGCACAAAGCGATTTTTTATGGCGTCAGTCATTACAATTTGTTGTAT